One Triplophysa dalaica isolate WHDGS20190420 chromosome 1, ASM1584641v1, whole genome shotgun sequence DNA segment encodes these proteins:
- the LOC130435401 gene encoding TOX high mobility group box family member 4-B-like isoform X4, producing the protein MDLNFYSDLSDGTGRSDEPEFLDAQAFNGFDAVQKFPGGGENYLTISGEGHHFLSSAEPFHTPNLGDEEFEIPPISLDPDSSLGVSHFGELGDAGPSSGVPGNAVVGGNDPSFASTFVNAPSQGLEHLGLMSQQGAGPMLGSTLGMDLSHPLGSQFSSSSPMTIDVSLGDMNHGLLGHNQLTTIDQSELSAQLGLSLGGGPILPRTRSPDQLPSDAGSPSDSLQDDDVDDFRQSLLVDSPVSLSVVSLSPSRSDPPVAPASSAPLRKGAGGGGKKGKKKKDPNEPQKPVSAYALFFRDTQAAIKGQNPNATFGEVSKIVASMWDSLGEEQKQVYKRKTEAAKREYLKMLAAYKAGQMSKATIEVLDAAPPSPPAAPEPTPTPTRSSRIPQFAPDNNTITNICTSNIIIDLPQVTTRSRTGAHKPAATSSAPPIVTKIVVPKQAQSSPPTARQPPPLQQMQNTPPPPRLQQMVHSQAPPPLQAKPRGGACTGQVTAAAPPPPPLKIKIVPALVQADVSTPIIVTTPDATLTAGEEPRPTTIVAALSPSATQEAGEEGMEVELNVFPGPDVSPSDAPSVCIRAGCNNPPIHSKDWDREYCSNECVATHCRDVFMAWCAIRGQNSTTVT; encoded by the exons ATGGATCTGAATTTTTACTCGGATTTATCGGACGGAACCGGGCGGTCCGATGAGCCGGAGTTTCTGGACGCTCAGGCGTTTAACGGGTTCGACGCCGTTCAGAAG TTCCCGGGAGGCGGTGAGAACTACCTGACCATCAGCGGAGAGGGTCATCACTTTCTCTCATCAGCagag CCGTTTCACACACCCAACCTGGGCGATGAGGAGTTTGAGATCCCGCCCATATCTCTGGACCCCGACTCTTCGCTGGGCGTTTCTCACTTCGGAGAGCTGGGTGATGCTGGTCCATCGTCCGGCGTGCCGGGGAACGCCGTGGTCGGCGGGAACGATCCTTCTTTCGCCTCCACATTTGTGAATGCGCCCTCGCAGGGCCTGGAGCATCTCGGTCTGATGAGTCAGCAGGGGGCCGGACCCATGCTCGGATCCACCCTGGGAATG GATCTCAGCCATCCTCTTGGTTCGCAGTTCAGTAGCTCTTCGCCGATGACCATTGACGTCTCTCTGGGTGACATGAACCACGGCCTGTTGGGGCACAACCAGCTGACCACCATCGACCAATCGGAACTGAGCGCCCAGCTCGGGTTGAGTCTAGGTGGCGGCCCCATTCTGCCGCGCACACGGTCGCCTGACCAGCTGCCGTCTGACGCCGGCTCGCCGTCTGATTCGCTGCAGGACGATGACGTGGACGATTTCAGACAA AGCTTGCTGGTGGATTCACCCGTCTCTCTCTCCGTggtctctctctcgccctctcgGTCGGATCCGCCTGTGGCTCCGGCATCCTCCGCTCCTCTGAGGAAAGGTGCGGGAGGAGGAGGGAAAAAGGGCAAGAAGAAGAAAGACCCAAACGAGCCACAGAAGCCGGTGTCGGCGTACGCGCTGTTCTTCAGGGACACGCAGGCCGCCATCAAGGGGCAGAATCCCAACGCCACATTCGGAGAGGTGTCGAAGATCGTCGCCTCCATGTGGGATAGTTTGGGGGAGGAGCAGAAACAG GTGTACAAGAGGAAGACAGAAGCCGCCAAGAGGGAATATCTGAAAATGCTGGCAGCTTATAAAGCCGGTCAGATGTCAAAG GCAACTATTGAAGTGTTAGATGCTGCACCTCCATCTCCTCCTGCAGCCCCCGAACCCACGCCGACCCCGACGCGCTCATCTCGCATCCCACAGTTCGCCCCGGACAACAACACCATCACCAACATCTGCACGTCCAACATCATCATAGACCTGCCGCAGGTCACCACACGCTCGCGCACGGGGGCGCACAAACCCGCCGCAACGTCCTCTGCCCCGCCCATTGTTACTAAAATAGTCGTTCCCAAACAGGCGCAGTCCTCGCCTCCGACCGCTCGCCAACCTCCCCCCCTCCAACAGATGCAGAACACCCCCCCACCCCCTCGTCTACAGCAGATGGTACATTCCCAGGCCCCACCCCCTCTCCAGGCTAAACCGCGAGGGGGTGCCTGCACGGGACAAGTGACCGCAGCGGCGCCCCCACCACCTCCTTTGAAAATCAAGATAGTCCCCGCCCTCGTGCAGGCGGATGTGAGCACACCCATCATAGTGACCACTCCTGATGCCACACTGACTGCAGGGGAGGAGCCCCGGCCCACCACCATTGTGGCGGCTTTGTCACCGTCGGCAACTCAGGAGGCGGGTGAAGAAGGG ATGGAGGTGGAGTTAAACGTTTTTCCGGGTCCAGACGTGAGTCCATCAGACGCTCCCAGTGTGTGCATTCGTGCCGGCTGTAACAACCCTCCCATCCACAGTAAAGATTGGGACAGAGAGTACTGCAGTAATGAGTGTGTGGCCACGCAttgcag GGATGTGTTCATGGCCTGGTGCGCCATCAGAGGACAAAACTCAACCACTGTGACATAA
- the LOC130435401 gene encoding TOX high mobility group box family member 4-B-like isoform X2, with translation MDLNFYSDLSDGTGRSDEPEFLDAQAFNGFDAVQKFPGGGENYLTISGEGHHFLSSAEPFHTPNLGDEEFEIPPISLDPDSSLGVSHFGELGDAGPSSGVPGNAVVGGNDPSFASTFVNAPSQGLEHLGLMSQQGAGPMLGSTLGMDLSHPLGSQFSSSSPMTIDVSLGDMNHGLLGHNQLTTIDQSELSAQLGLSLGGGPILPRTRSPDQLPSDAGSPSDSLQDDDVDDFRQSLLVDSPVSLSVVSLSPSRSDPPVAPASSAPLRKGAGGGGKKGKKKKDPNEPQKPVSAYALFFRDTQAAIKGQNPNATFGEVSKIVASMWDSLGEEQKQVYKRKTEAAKREYLKMLAAYKAGQMSKQATIEVLDAAPPSPPAAPEPTPTPTRSSRIPQFAPDNNTITNICTSNIIIDLPQVTTRSRTGAHKPAATSSAPPIVTKIVVPKQAQSSPPTARQPPPLQQMQNTPPPPRLQQMVHSQAPPPLQAKPRGGACTGQVTAAAPPPPPLKIKIVPALVQADVSTPIIVTTPDATLTAGEEPRPTTIVAALSPSATQEAGEEGMEVELNVFPGPDVSPSDAPSVCIRAGCNNPPIHSKDWDREYCSNECVATHCRDVFMAWCAIRGQNSTTVT, from the exons ATGGATCTGAATTTTTACTCGGATTTATCGGACGGAACCGGGCGGTCCGATGAGCCGGAGTTTCTGGACGCTCAGGCGTTTAACGGGTTCGACGCCGTTCAGAAG TTCCCGGGAGGCGGTGAGAACTACCTGACCATCAGCGGAGAGGGTCATCACTTTCTCTCATCAGCagag CCGTTTCACACACCCAACCTGGGCGATGAGGAGTTTGAGATCCCGCCCATATCTCTGGACCCCGACTCTTCGCTGGGCGTTTCTCACTTCGGAGAGCTGGGTGATGCTGGTCCATCGTCCGGCGTGCCGGGGAACGCCGTGGTCGGCGGGAACGATCCTTCTTTCGCCTCCACATTTGTGAATGCGCCCTCGCAGGGCCTGGAGCATCTCGGTCTGATGAGTCAGCAGGGGGCCGGACCCATGCTCGGATCCACCCTGGGAATG GATCTCAGCCATCCTCTTGGTTCGCAGTTCAGTAGCTCTTCGCCGATGACCATTGACGTCTCTCTGGGTGACATGAACCACGGCCTGTTGGGGCACAACCAGCTGACCACCATCGACCAATCGGAACTGAGCGCCCAGCTCGGGTTGAGTCTAGGTGGCGGCCCCATTCTGCCGCGCACACGGTCGCCTGACCAGCTGCCGTCTGACGCCGGCTCGCCGTCTGATTCGCTGCAGGACGATGACGTGGACGATTTCAGACAA AGCTTGCTGGTGGATTCACCCGTCTCTCTCTCCGTggtctctctctcgccctctcgGTCGGATCCGCCTGTGGCTCCGGCATCCTCCGCTCCTCTGAGGAAAGGTGCGGGAGGAGGAGGGAAAAAGGGCAAGAAGAAGAAAGACCCAAACGAGCCACAGAAGCCGGTGTCGGCGTACGCGCTGTTCTTCAGGGACACGCAGGCCGCCATCAAGGGGCAGAATCCCAACGCCACATTCGGAGAGGTGTCGAAGATCGTCGCCTCCATGTGGGATAGTTTGGGGGAGGAGCAGAAACAG GTGTACAAGAGGAAGACAGAAGCCGCCAAGAGGGAATATCTGAAAATGCTGGCAGCTTATAAAGCCGGTCAGATGTCAAAG cAGGCAACTATTGAAGTGTTAGATGCTGCACCTCCATCTCCTCCTGCAGCCCCCGAACCCACGCCGACCCCGACGCGCTCATCTCGCATCCCACAGTTCGCCCCGGACAACAACACCATCACCAACATCTGCACGTCCAACATCATCATAGACCTGCCGCAGGTCACCACACGCTCGCGCACGGGGGCGCACAAACCCGCCGCAACGTCCTCTGCCCCGCCCATTGTTACTAAAATAGTCGTTCCCAAACAGGCGCAGTCCTCGCCTCCGACCGCTCGCCAACCTCCCCCCCTCCAACAGATGCAGAACACCCCCCCACCCCCTCGTCTACAGCAGATGGTACATTCCCAGGCCCCACCCCCTCTCCAGGCTAAACCGCGAGGGGGTGCCTGCACGGGACAAGTGACCGCAGCGGCGCCCCCACCACCTCCTTTGAAAATCAAGATAGTCCCCGCCCTCGTGCAGGCGGATGTGAGCACACCCATCATAGTGACCACTCCTGATGCCACACTGACTGCAGGGGAGGAGCCCCGGCCCACCACCATTGTGGCGGCTTTGTCACCGTCGGCAACTCAGGAGGCGGGTGAAGAAGGG ATGGAGGTGGAGTTAAACGTTTTTCCGGGTCCAGACGTGAGTCCATCAGACGCTCCCAGTGTGTGCATTCGTGCCGGCTGTAACAACCCTCCCATCCACAGTAAAGATTGGGACAGAGAGTACTGCAGTAATGAGTGTGTGGCCACGCAttgcag GGATGTGTTCATGGCCTGGTGCGCCATCAGAGGACAAAACTCAACCACTGTGACATAA
- the LOC130435401 gene encoding TOX high mobility group box family member 4-B-like isoform X3, whose product MDLNFYSDLSDGTGRSDEPEFLDAQAFNGFDAVQKFPGGGENYLTISGEGHHFLSSAEPFHTPNLGDEEFEIPPISLDPDSSLGVSHFGELGDAGPSSGVPGNAVVGGNDPSFASTFVNAPSQGLEHLGLMSQQGAGPMLGSTLGMDLSHPLGSQFSSSSPMTIDVSLGDMNHGLLGHNQLTTIDQSELSAQLGLSLGGGPILPRTRSPDQLPSDAGSPSDSLQDDDVDDFRQKSLLVDSPVSLSVVSLSPSRSDPPVAPASSAPLRKGAGGGGKKGKKKKDPNEPQKPVSAYALFFRDTQAAIKGQNPNATFGEVSKIVASMWDSLGEEQKQVYKRKTEAAKREYLKMLAAYKAGQMSKATIEVLDAAPPSPPAAPEPTPTPTRSSRIPQFAPDNNTITNICTSNIIIDLPQVTTRSRTGAHKPAATSSAPPIVTKIVVPKQAQSSPPTARQPPPLQQMQNTPPPPRLQQMVHSQAPPPLQAKPRGGACTGQVTAAAPPPPPLKIKIVPALVQADVSTPIIVTTPDATLTAGEEPRPTTIVAALSPSATQEAGEEGMEVELNVFPGPDVSPSDAPSVCIRAGCNNPPIHSKDWDREYCSNECVATHCRDVFMAWCAIRGQNSTTVT is encoded by the exons ATGGATCTGAATTTTTACTCGGATTTATCGGACGGAACCGGGCGGTCCGATGAGCCGGAGTTTCTGGACGCTCAGGCGTTTAACGGGTTCGACGCCGTTCAGAAG TTCCCGGGAGGCGGTGAGAACTACCTGACCATCAGCGGAGAGGGTCATCACTTTCTCTCATCAGCagag CCGTTTCACACACCCAACCTGGGCGATGAGGAGTTTGAGATCCCGCCCATATCTCTGGACCCCGACTCTTCGCTGGGCGTTTCTCACTTCGGAGAGCTGGGTGATGCTGGTCCATCGTCCGGCGTGCCGGGGAACGCCGTGGTCGGCGGGAACGATCCTTCTTTCGCCTCCACATTTGTGAATGCGCCCTCGCAGGGCCTGGAGCATCTCGGTCTGATGAGTCAGCAGGGGGCCGGACCCATGCTCGGATCCACCCTGGGAATG GATCTCAGCCATCCTCTTGGTTCGCAGTTCAGTAGCTCTTCGCCGATGACCATTGACGTCTCTCTGGGTGACATGAACCACGGCCTGTTGGGGCACAACCAGCTGACCACCATCGACCAATCGGAACTGAGCGCCCAGCTCGGGTTGAGTCTAGGTGGCGGCCCCATTCTGCCGCGCACACGGTCGCCTGACCAGCTGCCGTCTGACGCCGGCTCGCCGTCTGATTCGCTGCAGGACGATGACGTGGACGATTTCAGACAA AAGAGCTTGCTGGTGGATTCACCCGTCTCTCTCTCCGTggtctctctctcgccctctcgGTCGGATCCGCCTGTGGCTCCGGCATCCTCCGCTCCTCTGAGGAAAGGTGCGGGAGGAGGAGGGAAAAAGGGCAAGAAGAAGAAAGACCCAAACGAGCCACAGAAGCCGGTGTCGGCGTACGCGCTGTTCTTCAGGGACACGCAGGCCGCCATCAAGGGGCAGAATCCCAACGCCACATTCGGAGAGGTGTCGAAGATCGTCGCCTCCATGTGGGATAGTTTGGGGGAGGAGCAGAAACAG GTGTACAAGAGGAAGACAGAAGCCGCCAAGAGGGAATATCTGAAAATGCTGGCAGCTTATAAAGCCGGTCAGATGTCAAAG GCAACTATTGAAGTGTTAGATGCTGCACCTCCATCTCCTCCTGCAGCCCCCGAACCCACGCCGACCCCGACGCGCTCATCTCGCATCCCACAGTTCGCCCCGGACAACAACACCATCACCAACATCTGCACGTCCAACATCATCATAGACCTGCCGCAGGTCACCACACGCTCGCGCACGGGGGCGCACAAACCCGCCGCAACGTCCTCTGCCCCGCCCATTGTTACTAAAATAGTCGTTCCCAAACAGGCGCAGTCCTCGCCTCCGACCGCTCGCCAACCTCCCCCCCTCCAACAGATGCAGAACACCCCCCCACCCCCTCGTCTACAGCAGATGGTACATTCCCAGGCCCCACCCCCTCTCCAGGCTAAACCGCGAGGGGGTGCCTGCACGGGACAAGTGACCGCAGCGGCGCCCCCACCACCTCCTTTGAAAATCAAGATAGTCCCCGCCCTCGTGCAGGCGGATGTGAGCACACCCATCATAGTGACCACTCCTGATGCCACACTGACTGCAGGGGAGGAGCCCCGGCCCACCACCATTGTGGCGGCTTTGTCACCGTCGGCAACTCAGGAGGCGGGTGAAGAAGGG ATGGAGGTGGAGTTAAACGTTTTTCCGGGTCCAGACGTGAGTCCATCAGACGCTCCCAGTGTGTGCATTCGTGCCGGCTGTAACAACCCTCCCATCCACAGTAAAGATTGGGACAGAGAGTACTGCAGTAATGAGTGTGTGGCCACGCAttgcag GGATGTGTTCATGGCCTGGTGCGCCATCAGAGGACAAAACTCAACCACTGTGACATAA
- the LOC130435401 gene encoding TOX high mobility group box family member 4-B-like isoform X5, whose protein sequence is MEFPGGGENYLTISGEGHHFLSSAEPFHTPNLGDEEFEIPPISLDPDSSLGVSHFGELGDAGPSSGVPGNAVVGGNDPSFASTFVNAPSQGLEHLGLMSQQGAGPMLGSTLGMDLSHPLGSQFSSSSPMTIDVSLGDMNHGLLGHNQLTTIDQSELSAQLGLSLGGGPILPRTRSPDQLPSDAGSPSDSLQDDDVDDFRQKSLLVDSPVSLSVVSLSPSRSDPPVAPASSAPLRKGAGGGGKKGKKKKDPNEPQKPVSAYALFFRDTQAAIKGQNPNATFGEVSKIVASMWDSLGEEQKQVYKRKTEAAKREYLKMLAAYKAGQMSKQATIEVLDAAPPSPPAAPEPTPTPTRSSRIPQFAPDNNTITNICTSNIIIDLPQVTTRSRTGAHKPAATSSAPPIVTKIVVPKQAQSSPPTARQPPPLQQMQNTPPPPRLQQMVHSQAPPPLQAKPRGGACTGQVTAAAPPPPPLKIKIVPALVQADVSTPIIVTTPDATLTAGEEPRPTTIVAALSPSATQEAGEEGMEVELNVFPGPDVSPSDAPSVCIRAGCNNPPIHSKDWDREYCSNECVATHCRDVFMAWCAIRGQNSTTVT, encoded by the exons ATGGAG TTCCCGGGAGGCGGTGAGAACTACCTGACCATCAGCGGAGAGGGTCATCACTTTCTCTCATCAGCagag CCGTTTCACACACCCAACCTGGGCGATGAGGAGTTTGAGATCCCGCCCATATCTCTGGACCCCGACTCTTCGCTGGGCGTTTCTCACTTCGGAGAGCTGGGTGATGCTGGTCCATCGTCCGGCGTGCCGGGGAACGCCGTGGTCGGCGGGAACGATCCTTCTTTCGCCTCCACATTTGTGAATGCGCCCTCGCAGGGCCTGGAGCATCTCGGTCTGATGAGTCAGCAGGGGGCCGGACCCATGCTCGGATCCACCCTGGGAATG GATCTCAGCCATCCTCTTGGTTCGCAGTTCAGTAGCTCTTCGCCGATGACCATTGACGTCTCTCTGGGTGACATGAACCACGGCCTGTTGGGGCACAACCAGCTGACCACCATCGACCAATCGGAACTGAGCGCCCAGCTCGGGTTGAGTCTAGGTGGCGGCCCCATTCTGCCGCGCACACGGTCGCCTGACCAGCTGCCGTCTGACGCCGGCTCGCCGTCTGATTCGCTGCAGGACGATGACGTGGACGATTTCAGACAA AAGAGCTTGCTGGTGGATTCACCCGTCTCTCTCTCCGTggtctctctctcgccctctcgGTCGGATCCGCCTGTGGCTCCGGCATCCTCCGCTCCTCTGAGGAAAGGTGCGGGAGGAGGAGGGAAAAAGGGCAAGAAGAAGAAAGACCCAAACGAGCCACAGAAGCCGGTGTCGGCGTACGCGCTGTTCTTCAGGGACACGCAGGCCGCCATCAAGGGGCAGAATCCCAACGCCACATTCGGAGAGGTGTCGAAGATCGTCGCCTCCATGTGGGATAGTTTGGGGGAGGAGCAGAAACAG GTGTACAAGAGGAAGACAGAAGCCGCCAAGAGGGAATATCTGAAAATGCTGGCAGCTTATAAAGCCGGTCAGATGTCAAAG cAGGCAACTATTGAAGTGTTAGATGCTGCACCTCCATCTCCTCCTGCAGCCCCCGAACCCACGCCGACCCCGACGCGCTCATCTCGCATCCCACAGTTCGCCCCGGACAACAACACCATCACCAACATCTGCACGTCCAACATCATCATAGACCTGCCGCAGGTCACCACACGCTCGCGCACGGGGGCGCACAAACCCGCCGCAACGTCCTCTGCCCCGCCCATTGTTACTAAAATAGTCGTTCCCAAACAGGCGCAGTCCTCGCCTCCGACCGCTCGCCAACCTCCCCCCCTCCAACAGATGCAGAACACCCCCCCACCCCCTCGTCTACAGCAGATGGTACATTCCCAGGCCCCACCCCCTCTCCAGGCTAAACCGCGAGGGGGTGCCTGCACGGGACAAGTGACCGCAGCGGCGCCCCCACCACCTCCTTTGAAAATCAAGATAGTCCCCGCCCTCGTGCAGGCGGATGTGAGCACACCCATCATAGTGACCACTCCTGATGCCACACTGACTGCAGGGGAGGAGCCCCGGCCCACCACCATTGTGGCGGCTTTGTCACCGTCGGCAACTCAGGAGGCGGGTGAAGAAGGG ATGGAGGTGGAGTTAAACGTTTTTCCGGGTCCAGACGTGAGTCCATCAGACGCTCCCAGTGTGTGCATTCGTGCCGGCTGTAACAACCCTCCCATCCACAGTAAAGATTGGGACAGAGAGTACTGCAGTAATGAGTGTGTGGCCACGCAttgcag GGATGTGTTCATGGCCTGGTGCGCCATCAGAGGACAAAACTCAACCACTGTGACATAA
- the LOC130435401 gene encoding TOX high mobility group box family member 4-B-like isoform X1 — translation MDLNFYSDLSDGTGRSDEPEFLDAQAFNGFDAVQKFPGGGENYLTISGEGHHFLSSAEPFHTPNLGDEEFEIPPISLDPDSSLGVSHFGELGDAGPSSGVPGNAVVGGNDPSFASTFVNAPSQGLEHLGLMSQQGAGPMLGSTLGMDLSHPLGSQFSSSSPMTIDVSLGDMNHGLLGHNQLTTIDQSELSAQLGLSLGGGPILPRTRSPDQLPSDAGSPSDSLQDDDVDDFRQKSLLVDSPVSLSVVSLSPSRSDPPVAPASSAPLRKGAGGGGKKGKKKKDPNEPQKPVSAYALFFRDTQAAIKGQNPNATFGEVSKIVASMWDSLGEEQKQVYKRKTEAAKREYLKMLAAYKAGQMSKQATIEVLDAAPPSPPAAPEPTPTPTRSSRIPQFAPDNNTITNICTSNIIIDLPQVTTRSRTGAHKPAATSSAPPIVTKIVVPKQAQSSPPTARQPPPLQQMQNTPPPPRLQQMVHSQAPPPLQAKPRGGACTGQVTAAAPPPPPLKIKIVPALVQADVSTPIIVTTPDATLTAGEEPRPTTIVAALSPSATQEAGEEGMEVELNVFPGPDVSPSDAPSVCIRAGCNNPPIHSKDWDREYCSNECVATHCRDVFMAWCAIRGQNSTTVT, via the exons ATGGATCTGAATTTTTACTCGGATTTATCGGACGGAACCGGGCGGTCCGATGAGCCGGAGTTTCTGGACGCTCAGGCGTTTAACGGGTTCGACGCCGTTCAGAAG TTCCCGGGAGGCGGTGAGAACTACCTGACCATCAGCGGAGAGGGTCATCACTTTCTCTCATCAGCagag CCGTTTCACACACCCAACCTGGGCGATGAGGAGTTTGAGATCCCGCCCATATCTCTGGACCCCGACTCTTCGCTGGGCGTTTCTCACTTCGGAGAGCTGGGTGATGCTGGTCCATCGTCCGGCGTGCCGGGGAACGCCGTGGTCGGCGGGAACGATCCTTCTTTCGCCTCCACATTTGTGAATGCGCCCTCGCAGGGCCTGGAGCATCTCGGTCTGATGAGTCAGCAGGGGGCCGGACCCATGCTCGGATCCACCCTGGGAATG GATCTCAGCCATCCTCTTGGTTCGCAGTTCAGTAGCTCTTCGCCGATGACCATTGACGTCTCTCTGGGTGACATGAACCACGGCCTGTTGGGGCACAACCAGCTGACCACCATCGACCAATCGGAACTGAGCGCCCAGCTCGGGTTGAGTCTAGGTGGCGGCCCCATTCTGCCGCGCACACGGTCGCCTGACCAGCTGCCGTCTGACGCCGGCTCGCCGTCTGATTCGCTGCAGGACGATGACGTGGACGATTTCAGACAA AAGAGCTTGCTGGTGGATTCACCCGTCTCTCTCTCCGTggtctctctctcgccctctcgGTCGGATCCGCCTGTGGCTCCGGCATCCTCCGCTCCTCTGAGGAAAGGTGCGGGAGGAGGAGGGAAAAAGGGCAAGAAGAAGAAAGACCCAAACGAGCCACAGAAGCCGGTGTCGGCGTACGCGCTGTTCTTCAGGGACACGCAGGCCGCCATCAAGGGGCAGAATCCCAACGCCACATTCGGAGAGGTGTCGAAGATCGTCGCCTCCATGTGGGATAGTTTGGGGGAGGAGCAGAAACAG GTGTACAAGAGGAAGACAGAAGCCGCCAAGAGGGAATATCTGAAAATGCTGGCAGCTTATAAAGCCGGTCAGATGTCAAAG cAGGCAACTATTGAAGTGTTAGATGCTGCACCTCCATCTCCTCCTGCAGCCCCCGAACCCACGCCGACCCCGACGCGCTCATCTCGCATCCCACAGTTCGCCCCGGACAACAACACCATCACCAACATCTGCACGTCCAACATCATCATAGACCTGCCGCAGGTCACCACACGCTCGCGCACGGGGGCGCACAAACCCGCCGCAACGTCCTCTGCCCCGCCCATTGTTACTAAAATAGTCGTTCCCAAACAGGCGCAGTCCTCGCCTCCGACCGCTCGCCAACCTCCCCCCCTCCAACAGATGCAGAACACCCCCCCACCCCCTCGTCTACAGCAGATGGTACATTCCCAGGCCCCACCCCCTCTCCAGGCTAAACCGCGAGGGGGTGCCTGCACGGGACAAGTGACCGCAGCGGCGCCCCCACCACCTCCTTTGAAAATCAAGATAGTCCCCGCCCTCGTGCAGGCGGATGTGAGCACACCCATCATAGTGACCACTCCTGATGCCACACTGACTGCAGGGGAGGAGCCCCGGCCCACCACCATTGTGGCGGCTTTGTCACCGTCGGCAACTCAGGAGGCGGGTGAAGAAGGG ATGGAGGTGGAGTTAAACGTTTTTCCGGGTCCAGACGTGAGTCCATCAGACGCTCCCAGTGTGTGCATTCGTGCCGGCTGTAACAACCCTCCCATCCACAGTAAAGATTGGGACAGAGAGTACTGCAGTAATGAGTGTGTGGCCACGCAttgcag GGATGTGTTCATGGCCTGGTGCGCCATCAGAGGACAAAACTCAACCACTGTGACATAA